Proteins encoded within one genomic window of Tidjanibacter massiliensis:
- a CDS encoding efflux RND transporter permease subunit, which translates to MKADFFIDRPVFSAVISIVIVIVGFIGLTMLPIDQYPQITPPTVKVSASYPGASALTVSQAVATPIEQELNGTPGMLYMESSSTNTGSFSATVTFDISVNPDLAAVEIQNRVKQAEARLPAEVVQNGISVEKQASNQLMTVCLLSSDDKFDEIYLSNFATLNVVDILRRIPGVGGVSNVGSRYYAMQIWVQPDKLASFGVTVQDLQSALKDQNRESAAGVLGQQPIEGVDISIPISTQGRLSSVEEFENIVVRANPNGSIIRLKDVARVSLEAQSYNTESGLNGGNAAVMNIRLLPGANAMEVSKLVRESMTEISASFPEGISYLIPFDITTYISESIHEVYKALFEALFLVILIVFLSLQSWRATLIPIIAVPISLIGTFGVMLIFGFSLNMLTLLGLILAIGIVVDDAIVVVENVTRIMEEKKIGAYEATKEAMHGISGALITTSLVLCAVFVPVSFLSGITGMLYRQFTVTIVASVLISTVVALTLSPAMCARLLKPDNGRKKNIVFRYINIFLARGNRTYEKMIKKSLTVPKRVFAGLGIIVIGIWLLNYAVPGSFLPEEDQGYFTVELELPEGATLQRTREVTDRAIAYLMARPDVEYVQSVAGSSSRVGTSQSRSELTVILKPWKERKKGKLDKIMDEVRSELSRYPEAKVVLRTPPVIPGLGTSGGFEMVLEARGEATLDNLRQASDTLIYYAARDRRLNEVSSSLQPEIPQLYFDVDRDQVKLSGVPLADVFSTMKTFTGSVYVNDFNMFNRIYRVYIQAEGTYRAHKDDINMFYVRGTGGVMIPLTALGTAYYTTGPGVIKRFNMFNSATITGEAAQGQSSGQAMEVIEEIAREKLPENIGIDWSGLSYQEKKAGGQTGYILGLVFVFVFLFLAAQYESWSIPIAIMLSLPVAVLGAYLGVWICGLENNAYFQIGLVMLMGLVAKNAILIVEFAQAEVKRGVNVTTAAIHAARLRFRPILMTSLAFILGMVPLVLASGPGSSSRQDIGTGVFFGMIVAIIVGIVLVPFFFVMIHKFTDRLKKKRA; encoded by the coding sequence ATGAAAGCCGATTTCTTCATAGACAGACCGGTTTTCTCGGCGGTCATCTCCATCGTCATCGTCATCGTGGGCTTCATCGGGCTCACGATGCTCCCCATCGACCAGTATCCGCAAATCACACCGCCGACGGTCAAGGTGAGCGCGAGCTATCCCGGTGCCAGCGCACTCACCGTCAGCCAGGCCGTGGCGACGCCCATCGAACAGGAACTCAACGGTACGCCCGGCATGCTCTACATGGAATCGAGCAGCACGAATACCGGCAGTTTCAGTGCCACGGTGACGTTCGACATATCGGTCAATCCCGACCTCGCGGCCGTGGAGATACAGAACCGCGTGAAACAGGCGGAGGCCCGCCTCCCCGCCGAAGTGGTGCAGAACGGCATCAGCGTCGAGAAACAGGCCTCCAACCAACTCATGACCGTCTGCCTGCTCTCTTCGGACGACAAATTCGACGAAATATACCTGAGCAACTTCGCAACGCTCAACGTGGTGGACATCCTGCGAAGAATACCGGGCGTGGGCGGCGTATCGAACGTGGGCAGCCGCTACTACGCCATGCAGATTTGGGTACAGCCCGACAAGCTGGCCAGTTTCGGTGTAACCGTTCAGGACCTGCAGAGCGCACTGAAGGACCAGAACCGCGAATCGGCCGCCGGCGTGCTCGGCCAGCAGCCCATCGAAGGCGTGGATATTTCCATCCCCATCTCCACGCAGGGCAGGCTCTCTTCCGTGGAGGAGTTCGAGAACATCGTCGTACGCGCCAACCCGAACGGTTCGATAATCCGCCTCAAGGACGTGGCCCGCGTATCGCTCGAAGCACAGAGCTACAACACCGAGAGCGGGCTGAACGGCGGCAATGCGGCCGTGATGAATATCCGTCTGCTGCCCGGTGCGAATGCGATGGAAGTCTCCAAGCTCGTCCGGGAGTCGATGACAGAGATAAGCGCCTCCTTCCCGGAGGGCATCTCGTACCTCATCCCGTTCGACATCACCACCTACATTTCCGAATCCATCCACGAGGTCTACAAGGCACTTTTCGAAGCGCTCTTCCTCGTCATCCTCATCGTCTTCCTCTCGCTGCAGAGCTGGCGGGCAACGCTCATCCCCATCATCGCCGTCCCCATCTCGCTGATAGGTACCTTCGGCGTGATGCTGATATTCGGCTTCTCGCTCAACATGCTCACCTTGCTGGGCCTCATCCTCGCCATCGGTATCGTGGTGGACGACGCCATCGTAGTGGTGGAGAACGTCACACGCATCATGGAGGAGAAGAAAATCGGAGCCTACGAAGCGACGAAAGAGGCCATGCACGGCATCAGCGGAGCGCTGATTACCACCTCGCTCGTACTCTGCGCGGTATTCGTCCCCGTGAGTTTCCTTTCGGGCATCACCGGCATGCTCTACCGCCAGTTCACCGTCACCATCGTAGCGTCGGTACTCATCTCCACCGTCGTGGCCCTCACGTTGAGTCCGGCCATGTGCGCCCGGCTGCTCAAGCCGGATAACGGCCGTAAAAAGAATATCGTCTTCCGATACATCAACATCTTCCTCGCCCGTGGAAACCGGACTTACGAGAAGATGATTAAAAAGAGTCTGACCGTACCCAAACGTGTATTCGCGGGGCTGGGTATCATCGTGATAGGCATCTGGCTGCTGAACTACGCCGTGCCGGGCAGCTTCCTCCCCGAAGAGGACCAGGGCTATTTCACCGTGGAGCTCGAACTGCCCGAAGGAGCCACGCTGCAGCGGACACGCGAAGTGACCGACCGCGCCATCGCCTACCTCATGGCCCGTCCCGACGTCGAATACGTGCAGAGCGTCGCGGGGTCGAGTTCCAGAGTGGGAACGAGCCAGTCGCGCAGCGAGCTGACGGTCATTCTGAAACCGTGGAAAGAGCGCAAGAAAGGGAAACTGGACAAAATCATGGACGAGGTACGCAGCGAACTGTCGCGCTATCCGGAGGCCAAGGTGGTGCTCCGTACCCCTCCCGTCATCCCGGGGCTCGGTACGTCGGGCGGTTTTGAAATGGTACTGGAAGCAAGGGGCGAAGCCACGCTCGACAACCTGCGGCAGGCGTCGGACACCCTCATCTACTATGCGGCCCGCGACCGCAGGCTGAACGAGGTATCCTCCTCGCTGCAGCCCGAAATCCCACAACTCTACTTCGACGTGGACCGCGACCAGGTCAAACTGTCGGGCGTCCCGCTGGCCGACGTCTTCTCCACCATGAAGACCTTTACCGGGTCGGTGTACGTCAATGACTTCAACATGTTCAACCGTATCTACCGCGTTTACATACAGGCCGAAGGGACTTACAGGGCGCACAAGGACGATATCAACATGTTCTACGTGCGCGGCACGGGAGGAGTGATGATACCGCTCACCGCCCTCGGCACGGCCTACTACACCACGGGGCCGGGGGTAATCAAGCGGTTCAACATGTTCAACTCGGCCACCATTACCGGCGAAGCGGCACAGGGACAGAGCTCCGGACAGGCCATGGAGGTGATAGAGGAAATCGCACGGGAGAAGCTGCCGGAAAACATCGGCATCGACTGGAGCGGGCTCTCCTATCAGGAGAAGAAGGCGGGCGGTCAGACGGGTTACATCCTCGGACTGGTGTTCGTCTTCGTATTCCTCTTTCTCGCCGCACAGTACGAAAGCTGGTCGATACCGATAGCCATCATGCTTTCGCTGCCGGTAGCCGTCCTCGGCGCCTATCTGGGGGTATGGATATGCGGCCTGGAGAACAACGCCTACTTCCAGATTGGCCTGGTGATGCTCATGGGCCTCGTGGCCAAGAACGCCATCCTCATCGTGGAATTCGCCCAGGCCGAAGTCAAGCGCGGCGTGAACGTCACCACGGCGGCCATACACGCCGCAAGGCTCCGTTTCCGCCCCATCCTCATGACCTCGCTGGCCTTCATCCTCGGCATGGTACCCCTCGTGCTTGCGAGCGGCCCCGGTTCTTCGAGCCGGCAGGACATCGGCACGGGTGTTTTCTTCGGGATGATAGTCGCCATCATCGTGGGTATCGTTCTGGTACCGTTCTTCTTCGTCATGATACACAAGTTCACCGACAGGCTTAAAAAGAAGAGGGCATGA